The genomic window CAGCGTCCCGAAGAGATCGAACGATACTCCCACGACAGTGTGACTAGCACAAATCTACTTTAATTTCGCGGTCTCACGGTGGCGGGGTTGTTTGGACGGTTTTGTGCATACCCCTTTTCGGACACGGTCGCCAGCCACGAGTACGATGATTCGACGACACGCGCCGATCGGTTCCCGACACGTGACCGCCGTCGGACGGGCGATTCGAGCCTGCGCCGACGCGGTCGGCTCCGCGAGTGCGATTCGACGCGACGAGAGTACTGCGAACCGATCTAGGCAGCGACGCGAGGCGTGGGCGGGGCGGCTCGAGGACACGAGCCGAACCGCAACCGGCGAGGCGCCAGGCGAGGATTCGGACGCGGGAGCGGCTGACGGTGGACCGACGGACGACGAATCGGACGGCGGGTCGTCGATCGCGAACGGGGCCGTCGATCCGGACGACGGACCCACGAGCAGGGCCGAGATCCTCGAGTACGGCCTCACGCCCGCAGAGTACGTCCGCGCGGTGCTCGTCGAACACGGCGGCCGGATCAAACAGCAGCGCTTCATCGACCGCTACGGCTGGTCGCGTGCGACGCTCAGCCGGCTGCTCTCCGATCTCGAGGGGCGCGACGTCGTCGAACGCTACCGGATCGGTCGCGAGAAAATCGTCTGTCTCCCGGCCGCGGTACCCGACTCGGTGTGCTGACGTGTTCGTCGCGGCACGCTCGAGTCGCCGTCGAAAATAAAACGAATCGAACCGCGGATCTCAGACGGTCTCCTGTACGTCATTGCCGGCGCAACCCCAGAGCGATCGGGGTTGTGCCGGGAAATCGGTACAGCAACCCGTCTCAGTCGAGGCGGGCGAACGCGAGATTGCCCGAGATGTTCTTGATGTAGATGTCGACGACGTCGCCCTCGTCCGCACCGGGGACGAAGATCGTGTAACTGCCCTTCTCCGCGACACCGTCGCCCTTGCGGCCGGTGCCGGTGATTTCGACCGTGTAGGTCTGGCCCTCTTCGACGGCGTCTTGCTGTTGTTGCTGCTGGCTGCTGGTCGAGCGCTTGGTGACGGGGCGGAACGCACCGCAGGCATCACAGCGCAACATTGGGGTGCGGTCCTCGCGGACGAGACGGGTGTCCGGCAGGCCACACTCCGAACAGAGGACGTACTCGTCGACGTAGGCGTCGATCGCCGCGTCGAGGTCCGTCTGCGAGAAGGTCCCGTTGTACCGGCCGCGGCCGTTCTCGAGCTTGCCGCTGGTCCCCAGTTCGCGCTGGATGAACCGGTGGAGGTGCTCGGTGTCCCGGGAGAGCACGTCGGCGATCTCGTCGAGGTTGGTTACTCGCGTGAACGCGCCGTCTTTCTGTGGCTCCGGGTCGGGAATCTGTAGCCGCTGTTCGTCGCCCCCGATATCGGGGACATCCTCCATCGCTCGGTCGAGACTCGATTCGTAATCCATACGCGAGAACAGGTGACGCGAACGTAAATCCGTTCTGCTATCACGATCCGCCCGACGGCGTGCCGAACGGAACGGATACGAGCGCCGTCGGCGTGCAGTGGGCGGCGGCCGTCGGCTCAGTACGTGCCGCCGCCGCTCTCGCTGAGCGAGCCCTGGGTCTCGTCGTCCAGTTCGTCGAGGTCGCGTTCGGCGTTGGCCTCGTTGGGACTGCCGGCCTCGCCGGTGATCTCGCCGTAGACGGCCTCGCGGACCTCTTCGGGCGAATCGTACTGCTCGCCCGCCAGCCGGTCGAAAACGCTCCCCAGCGACTCCGTCTCGTTGGGCATGTCGATCGGCTCGTTGCCGTACTCCGAGGCGATCTCCTCGCTGGTGATCGGATACTCCATCTCGCCGAGGTGGCGCTCGACATCCTCGAGGATGGACTCGGTGTGGTCGGCCCGCTCCGCCTTGCGTTGTTCGGCACGATCCTGGACGCGGTCGCGGCTCGGTCCGTCGTCGCTCATAGCCGGAGCTATCACCAGCCGTCGGAAAAGCGGCCGGCCGGCGCTCGCGTGGCTCGCCCGATCAGTCCGGCCCATCCGCTCGCTCGGACCTCCGCTCCTGGACACCAGCCGGTGTTGTTACGCCCGTAGCAACGAGCGTGCTATCACTCGCATCCTCACAGCGGCTATTTGTGCCCGCTTTGACGACGAGATACTGCGACGATGGACGAATCCGATGCCAATCGACGAACGATCGCCGCCTGCGAGCAGTGTGGCGCACTCTACGCGGCACTCGAGTTGTCCGACGACAAGCTTCGCCCGATCGGCCGCCGAGACGGCTGTCGCTGTGGCAGTACGGCGTTCTCCGCCGTCGACGGCTCTCTTTCCGAATTGTCTCTCGAGGACGACTCGGACGAGTAACCCTCCTCGCGGGGCAGTCGATCGCGTTCGCACTAGCTGCTGGAATCCGATCTCGATCCTTCTCTACGGTTCTGCCGAACGGGACGACGGCGCTGCGTAGCGCTCTCGAGAACACGCGCGACGCCGTCGTGATATCGCACTTCGTTCTCCATCTCGAACCCTAGTCGGATTTGGTTCAGGATACTGTGGTAATATTGATCAGGCACCAATATCTATTCATAGTTGAACTCTGAATTGTCATCACAAGGCATGGCCACCGAACGGATCACACCCGTCGACCTTCCCGAACCGCGCTACGAGTACGGGGCGGACGATCACGTGTTCGTCGAACTCGCGGAGGAGATGAGCTTCACTGCCAATTTCAAGGCGATGGCGATCACCCAGCAGGTCGCCGAGCGAGACATCGACGGCGTCGTCGAAAACTGCCCGGCCAACGCGTCCTACATGCTCCGTATCGATCCGGAGATCATCCACCCGGACGACCTGATCGCGGAGCTCAAAGAGATCGAGTCCGAGATCGACCTCGAGAACTACGAGTGGGAGACGCGTATCATCGACGTGCCGGTCCTGTTCGAGGATCCGTGGACCCACGAGACGCTCATGGAGTTCCGGGAACGCCATCAAGACCCCGACGGGACGGACCTCGAGTACTCGGCGGAACTCAACGGCTTCGACGGCGTCGAATCCTTTATCGACGCCTTCGTCGGCGCGCCCCATCTGGTCACGATGGTCGGGTTCGTGCCGGGGCTGCCGTGGTGTTTCCAGATGGTCCCGCGGAACCAGCAGTTGGAGGTTCCCAAATACGTCGAGCCACGGACCGACACGCCGAGCCGCGCGGTCGGTTTCGGCGGCGCGTTCTCGGTCATCTATCCGGTACAGGGGGCCGGCGGCTACCAGCTGTACGGGCGGACTCCGATCGAAGTGCTCGACACCGAGCAGACGCTGCCCGACTTCCGCGATTCGATGGTGTTCCCGAACCCCGGTGACATCCTGAACTACAGACGGATCGATCGCGAGGAGTACGACGCGATCCGCGAGGAGGTCAAAGCGGGCACCTACGAGTACAATTACGGCGAAGTCCGGTTCTCACCGGAGGAGTTCTTCGAGTCACCGGCCGAGTACAACGAGCGGCTCATGGAGGTGGTCGAATGATCGAAATCGAGGCGGGCGGTATCGCGAGTACGGTCCAAGACCTCGGTCGCACCGGCCACTACCACATCGGCATGCCGCCGTCGGGTGCGATGGACCGCTACGCCCACACGGTCGCAAACTATCTCGTCGGGAACGACACCGACGCGGCGACCGTCGAAATGACGTATCAGGGCATCACCGCGACGTTCCGAGACGACGCCGTGATCGCGATCACCGGTGCCGACATGTCCCCCAGCCTCAACGGCGACCCGATCGACACGTGGGAGACCGTCGCCGTCGACGCCGGCGACGAACTCGAGTTGGCGTTCGCGACCGAGGGGGCGCGAGCCTACCTCGCGGTGGCCGGCGGCATCGACGTTCCCGAGGTGATGGACAGCCGCTCGACGTACACCCTCGTCGGGATCGGCGGTCACGAAGGCCGCGGTCTCGAGGAGGGCGACCGGCTCCCGATCGGGGATGCACCGGCCGAGCGGCGCGAACTGGTCGGCACGCGGATCGACGACGAGGACGTGCCCGACTACGCGAACGAGGACACCGTTCGGATCGTCCTCGGACTGACGAGCTACCGGCTCACCGAGGAGGCCAAGGAGACGCTCTGTGAGTCCGAGTGGACAGTCTCGTCGGAAGCGGACCGCGTCGGCTACCGGCTCGAGGGGCCGGACCTCGAGTTCGAGGAGCGCGAGCAACCCTTCGGCGCGGGAACCGATCCGTCGAACGTCGTGGACCTCGGCTATCCCATCGGGTCGATTCAGGTGCCCCAGCAGCCGATCGTCCTCATGCAGGACGCGGTCACGGGCGGCGGCTACGCGACCGTCGGGACCGTGATCAGCGCCGACCGCGGGCTGCTCGCACAGCGCCAGACCCACAAGTCGGTCTCTTTCGAGTCAGTCGACGTCGACGAGGCGATCGACGCGCGCAGAGACCAGAACGCGCGCCTCGAGGCGATCCGAGCGGACATCGAGGGTGAGAATTAGAGTCAACGATACGCTAACAGACAGAACAGTAACCAAAACAAAGAATAGATTCGGGATTAAATCCGATACATCCACAACATATGACAGAGAAAACCACGATCAAGTCACCGATGCCGGGCATCTTCTACCGACAACCCGATCCTGACGACCCGCCGTTCGCCGAACCGGGAGACACCGTCGAAGCGGGCGACACGATCGGCCTCGTCGAAGTGATGAAGAACTTCCACGACATCGAGGCCGACAGTTCGGGGACGATCAGCGAGTTCCTCGTCGAGAACGAGGCCGAAGTCGAAGCCGATCAGGCGATCGTCGAACTCGAATAACGGCGTCGAAGCGACCCGCCGGATCGGCGAGTTCCGTCCGCTGTCGGCCGATCGCGATTCGACTGTAATCGAGACAGGTTTCCTGGTATGCAACCGGATAGGAGCTAGTCTCTGCGTCCTTCGTGAGACGACATTTGACGTTTCCGGGGACTGTTGGACGAACCGACGTAAGCTATATGCTGGATTGTGCTAGACTCTCACCCATGGCGGCGATCGACATCAACTGCGATATGGGCGAGAGCTTCGGCAACTGGACGATGGGCCACGACGAGGCGGTCATGCCCTACATCACGTCCGCGAACGTCGCCGGCGGGTATCACGCCGGCGATCCGCACGTAATGCGGGAAACGGTCGAGTTGGCGGCCGAACACGACGTCGGCATCGGTGTCCATCCCGGTCTGCCGGATCGGACCGGCTTCGGGCGGCGCAAGATCGACGCCACGCCGGAAGAAGTGCGCGACTACGTCGTCTACCAACTCGGCGCGCTCACGGCGTTCGCTCGCCGCCACGGCGCGACCGTCCAGCACGTCAAGCCCCACGGGGCGATGTATTCGATGCTCTCGGAAAGCCCGGAGCACGCCCGCGCGGTCATGAACGGCATGCTCGAGGTCGACGACGATCTCATCTACCTCGCGACCGATATGAACATCTACGAGGTCGCACGGGACATCGACGGGCTTCGGGCGGTGTTCGAAGGCTACGTCGATCTGGATTACCGGGCCGACCGCTCCCTGATCGTCGAACAGGAACTCGCCGACCGCGATCCCGAACTCGTCGCCGAACGGTTCGTCTCGATCGCCACCGACGGCGTCGTGGAGGCGGCAAACGGCGAGGAGATCTCGATCCCCGCCGAGAGCATCTGTATCCACGGGGACAACCCCAATGCCGTCGCGATCCTCGAGGCGATCCACGACCGGGTCGAGGAACACGACATCGAACTCGCACCGCTGTCGCAAATCGCCTGATCGAGGTGTTGAAACACCGATCTCGAAACGAACTCCCCTGCCGCCCGTTGATCCTCACTCGTCGAGCAGTTCTCGTTCCACGTACTTCGTCGTGTGTTCGTTCGAAATGAACCCGTCGTCCTCGAGGAGCCGCCGGTGGAACGGGATCGTCGTCGGGACGCCCTCGATCGTCGTCTCGTCGAGCGTGCGTTTACTGCGGGCGAGCACCTCGTCTCTGTCCTGTCCGGTGACGATCAGTTTCGCGAACATCGAGTCGTAAAACGGGGCGATCGAGTCGCCCTCGTCGACGCCGTCGTCGACGCGAACGCCGATGCCCCGCGGCGGTTCGTACGTCGACAGCGTCCCCGGCAACGGCGTGAAATCGTTGTCGGGGTCCTCCGCGTTGATGCGGAACTCCATGGCGGCCCCGCGCGGGTCGACCTCGTCTTGGGAGAACGAGAGTTCCTCGCCGGCGGCGACCCGGAGCTGCCACGTGACCAGATCGATCCCGGTGAGTTCCTCGGTCACCGCGTGTTCGACCTGAATCCGCGCGTTGACTTCGATGAAGTAGAACTCGCCGCCCTCGTAGAGGAACTCGACGGTGCCGGCGTTGACGTAGTCGGCCGCCGCTGCCCCGCGGCAGGCGGCCTCCCAGAGTTCGGCGCGCGTGTCGTCGTCTAGCACCGGTGAGGGCGACTCCTCGAGGAGTTTCTGCTGGCGTCGCTGAATGCTGCAGTCGCGTTCGCCGAGGTGGCGCACGTTTCCGTGTTCGTCGCCGATGATCTGGACTTCGATGTGACGCGGGCTCTCGAGGAACTTCTCGAGGTAGACGTTCGGGTTGTCGAAGTACGCGTCGCCCTCGCGAATCGCTTCCTGGAGCTTCGAGTCGATCTGGGACGGTTCGTGGACGATCTTAAGCCCGCGGCCGCCGCCGCCGCCGTCGGCTTTGATCGCGACGGGATAGCCGTGTTCCTCGGCGAACGCCTCGACTTCGTCGGCGGACGTGACCGGATCGGTCGTTCCGGGCACGATGGGGACGTCCGCCGATTCCATGATCTTTCGGGCTTTCGTCTTCTCGCCGAAATCGGCCATCACGTCGCTCGGCGGGCCGATCCACGCGAACTCGCTTTCCTCGACGTTCGCGGCGAACGATTCGTTCTCGGCGAGGAACCCGTACCCCGGGTGAATCGCGTCGGCGTCGGCCGCCCGCGCCGCCTCGAGCAGCGCGTCCTGATTGAGATAGCTATCTTTCGCCTTCGAGCCGCCGATGTGGTAGGCCTCGTCGGCCATGCGGACGTGTTTGGCGTCCTCGTCGGCGTCGCTGTAGACGGCTATCGCGTCGATATCCAGGTCCGTACACGCCTGAATGATTCGAACGGCGATCTCTTCTCGGTTCGCGATCAGCACTCTTTCGAACACAGTGTCGTGATATGACTTCTATTTCCAGATAAAGCTAACTTACAATCGTGTATTGGACAGCGTCCAACAGAAGCTGATTGTCCCGACTATCGACCTGTTCCGCCGAGAGCGAGGACCTGCCGTGAGTGCGGGAGGAACCGCGGTCGATCCGCACTCGGGCCGGTCCCGTTCGGCGCGGCTGCGGACTCAGGCGACCGTCTCGAGGGCCGCCTCCAGTTCGTCGACGGCGTACTGGAGCTGGTCGCGGGAGATGGTCAGCGGCGGCTGGAAGCGCATGACGTTCTTGTAGTAGCCGCCGACGCCCATCACGACGTTCGACTCCTCGCGGAGGGACTCGCTCACCGCGGACGCGAGGTCGCTGTCCGGTTTCGGCGCGACGTTCTGTGGCCCGGTCTCGCTCGGATCGACGAGTTCGACGCCGCGCATGAGCCCGAGGCCGCGGGTCTGCCCGACGACGTCGTACTCGTCCTCGAGGGTCTGGAGTTCGGACTCGAGCCACGCGCCCTGCTCGCTGGCGTTGTCGACGATCCCGTCCTGTAGTTCGTCGATCGTCGCGAGCGCGGCGGCACAAGCGACGGGGTTCCCGCCGAACGTCGAGAGGTGGTCGCCGGACTCGAAGGCGTCCGCGATCTCCGCGGAGGCGGTGAAGGCACCCAGCGGCAACCCGTTCGCGATGCCTTTCGCCTGCGTGAGGATGTCGGGTTCGACATCGAAGTGGCTGCTCGCGAACAGCTCCCCGGTCCGACCGTAGCCGGTCTGGACCTCGTCGGCGATGAGCAGTGCGCCGTGGTCGTGGGCGATCTCCTGGACCCGCTCGAGCCACCCCGCCGGCGGCACGATGATTCCGGCCTCGCCCATGACGGGTTCGACGACGACCGCCGCGAGGTCCCCGCTCGTGTGCGAGCCGATGATCCGCTCGAGTTCCTCGGCGCAGTCGGCATCGCACTGGTCGCCGTCACAGCGCGGACAGCGGTAGCCGTACGGCGGCGCGGTGTGGGCAACGTCGTTGAGCGTCGGGGCCATGCCCTGCTTGTAGGCCTTGTTCCCCGTCAGCGCCAGACTGCCGAGGGTACGGCCGTGAAAGCCCATCTCGAGGGCGATGACTTCCTTCGAGCCGGTGTACTTCCGCGCGAGTTTGACCGCGCCCTCCACGGCCTCGGTCCCGGAATTACAGAAGAAGCTCTTCTGCAGGTCGCCCGGCGTCACGTCGGCGATCCGTTCGGCGAGGTCGGCGACCGGTTCGTTGGGGTGGACGTACGAACAGCCGTGGACGAACTCGTCGAGTTGGTCTTTCGCGGCGTCGACGACGGCGTCGTTGTCGTGGCCGACGTTGACCACCGAAATCCCGGAGAAGACATCGAGGTACTCGTTGCCCTCGAAGTCCTCGAGCGTACAGCCCGAGGCCCGTTTGATCGGCACGTCGAGCGATTTCCAGATGGGCATCACGTGGTCGTCGTACGCCGACAGGACGGCCGCGTTCGACTCCCGGCCGGCGGACGAATCAGTTTGTTGTCCAGCCATTGCCTAAAGAGTCGAACTACATCCTAATAAAATATGTCTTTAGGAATTCTGTCCCATCTCTAAAACGCCGGCCCCGGATTCACTGATCGCTCGAGCGGCGCGACCGCTCGAGTCGCGGCGAACCCCCGAACTGCATCCAACGTTTCCCCGATCTCGCGACTCACGTTCGAATGTTGTTTATCCGTGTACTCCGTTTCGCGAGTATGGACGAGCGAAACGTTCGCATTCTTCAGGCTATCGCGGAACTCGGAACGGGGAGTCCGGACGAGATTTCGGAGTACACCGACATCCCGAAGTCGACCGTTCACTATCGACTCACGAAACTCAAAGAGAGCGGCGTCGTGACAGACGATCTGTTCGACATCGACCTCGAGGAGTTCGGACTCGAGATCACGGTGATCACGGAGGTCATCGCGGAGTACGAAGAGCAGTACCACGAGGAGGTCGGCGAGAAACTCGCCGCCATCGAGGGGGTCAATCAGGTGTACTTCACGATGGGCGACACCGATTTCGTCGTCATCGCCCACCTCTCGGGCCGCGAGATGGTCCACCGGCTCATCAGCGACTACGAGGCGATCGACGAGGTCGTCCGAACGAGTTCGCAGTTCGTCGTCGAAACGGTCAAAGACGAGTCCTACCCGCTGAACGACTTCGAACTGGACACGTTAGTCGAAACCGTCGCCGACGACGAGTGAGGATACCGCCGTTTTCGCCGGGAAAGACGACCCGAAGTCGAGCGGCGATTCTCGTTCCCGCTGTCAACCCGCGAGTGACTACTCGAGTTCGTCGAGTTCGAGATCCGCCAGCTCGAGGTCGGAATCGGTCGAGGAGGCGCCGTACAGGACCACGCCGAGCAGCGCCCAGAGGAGGACGATCGCCCACTCGTAGGGCCACACGAGCGCCGACGGGCCGCCGGGCAGGTAGAGGCCGATGAATCCGAGCGTCAGGACCAGCCCGGCCACTCCGAACGCGTACCCGAACGGGAGCTTCAGCGGCCGGTTCAGTTCGGGCTCGCGACGGCGCAACACCAGGAAGGAGACGGCCACGATGAACCACGCGACGACGAGACCGAGGCCGCTCGCGTTGACGATCCAGACCAGCATCTGTTCGCCGAACAGTGGGGCGAAGATCGAGAGACCGCCGATGAGGGCGATGGCCGTCGAGGGCGTATTGTACTCGGGGTGGAGCGTGTTGATCCGCCGCGGGATCATGCCGGAGTCGGCGAGCGCGAAGACGGCACGGCTGGCTCCGAGCAGGAAGGAGTTCCAACTCGTCAGGATGCCCGCGATACCGGCGAGTGCCATGATACGGCCGATCAGCTGACTGCTGAAGATCGCTTCCATGGCCGCGGCGGCCGGCAGCGGACTGTCGACGAGCGTGGAGCCGGGCATCGCCTGTCCGGACGCCCAGATGACCGCGATGTAAAACAGCGCGGCGAGCGTGACCGACGCCGGGATGAGTAGTCCGATGAGCCGGGGCGCGACATCTGCTTCCTCCGCGGATTGGGGGATAACGTCGAAGCCGACGAACATGAACGGCGTCATGATCGCGACCGTCGCCACGCCCGCCGTTCCGACGTCCGACAGCGGCGGGTTCGGCTGCGACTGGCCGTTGAAGAGCGCGCCGATGACGAGCATGATCCCGGCCAGACCGATGACGAGTGCCAGTATCGTTTGGAACTGTGCTGCGGGTTTCACGCCGCGGTAGTTGAGCGCCGTCATCACGACCGCGCCGATCCCGCCGACGAGAATCCACGAGGCGTAGACCGGCTCGCCGGCCACCGTCCAGAGTTCGAGGACGTTGAAGCCGGGTACGATGTACGCCATCGCGGACGGTAGCGCCACGACCTCGAAGACGACGACGCCGACGTAGCCGAGGACGAGCGACCACGTACAGACGAACGACCAGAGCGGCCCGAGCGCCCGGAAGCTGTACACGTGCTCGCCGCCGACGAACGGCAGCGCGGAGGCGAGCTCGCCGTAGATCAGGCCGACGATACAGACCATGATCGCGCCCGCGACGAAGCCGAGCACCGATCCGGCGACCCCCGCTTCGTCGATCCAGAAGCCGGTCTGGATAATCCATCCCCACCCGATCATCGCGCCGAACGCGAGCACGAAGAGGTCTTTCTTCGTCAGTATCCGCTCGAAGTTGTTGCTATCTTCTACCATACCACTCCCTGTCCAATACCGGGTGTTAAGTTTAACTAAATACAATCCATTGGGATCACGTTCCTGTTAGCTGTCTTTGGCCGGACATTGTCCAATATACGGAATTACTGACCGATCGAAACGACGGTACGCGAAGTGTTGCCGTCGATGAACCCGGAGTTACCCCAGTGGGCACCTCGAAGAGCCGCTGTTATGACTCGGTTTCGGACCCTGCCGGTCATCGAAACGACTGTCTACTCGGCGTAGCAGTTGTCTACTCCTCGAGTACGCTGCTCATATATAGGGCGGGGAATCCGGTACCTCAATTCGATGACTAGTACTGTCAGACGACAGTCGTCGTCGCGGAACAGTCAGACGAACGATTCTACGGCAGCCACGGCCGGGTACGGAGCGTAACCATGATCGGATTAGGAACGCTTCGAGACCTGGTTCCGGGCAGCCGGCAGACGCTTCTCGCGCTCGGGTTCGGACTGGCCGTCATCGCGAGTCTCGTCGCGACGGGTGCTATGGGCGCGTCTGCGGCCGTCGGTCCCGATTCGAACGAGTCCGTCTCGGAGGAGGCGTACGTCGAGGCCGCGCCGGAGCCGGGCGATCCCTACTTCGAGGCGGCGGCCGACGACGGTAGTTGGATCAGCTACGAGAACCCGCGCGACGAGTATCGGAACCCGTATCTCGGCGACGGCTCCGGGAAAATCTGTGTTACACTGGTTAACGAAAACGGCGACCCCGTCGTCGGTGAGTCGGTCCCCAACACGTCCGTGACGATTCCCACGAACGATGTCACGAGCTGGCACTCCAAGGCCGATCCGATGACCGTCCAGTTCCCCATGACCGAGCACTACGACCGTCCGCTCGACGCCGACCAGTTCGGAACGAGCCCGGACATCGCACAGGGCGACGGCTACTTGGATTCCCACTGTATCGAGTTGCACGGCAATCCCGAGGACGCGACGATCGAGTACGGCGAAGCGCAGATCAGCGGCGAGAACGCCGATCGAATCGACGTCGCCGGATACATTCAACAGATCCCCGAAGGCGACGGCTGGGATACCGACATCGACCCGCTAACCGCTGCGGAGTCCTACGAGGAAGCCGGCGGCGGCTGGACCTACGAACCCGGGGCCACGCACGGACAGGTCGACGTCATCCTGCAACTCGACGCACCGGCCGACGAACGGTTCGACCCCGACGGCTCGAGCGGCTCGGAGTCCGAAACGAACGAGACGAGCGACTCGACGAACGAGAACGACCAACAACCCGACGAGAGTGAGTCCGGCGAGAACGACGAAATGCCCGGGTTCGGCGTCCTTGCAGCCCTCGTCGCACTCTCGGTTGCCGTCCTCGCTCGATACCGCGGCTAATCCCGGCCCTCGAGCCGACGCTCACCCGACGCTCTTCGACCCGGGATATTCACGGCACAGCCGCTCGAGCGGCGTCATGGACAGCTAACTCACATCGGTGAACCGAGACGAAAGACAGGGAACGGCTACGAGTTGTAGCCGGGAACCATGGAGCTCCTCGCACGTCGTGACGGGGCAAAGATCAGGTGGGGTATCCCACCGACAGACTGTCGTACCCCCGTCTATCAGATGATTCGAGCGGAACACAATAATACTGCTGGCCAATCGGTTCAAAACGCGACGAAAACGGACGACAGACGCCGGTGAATCGACCGATGTGTGCTATCAAACCACAGCAACGTCAGTCGTTCGAAGCGGAACGTCTCGATGTCCGGACTCTCGTGGACGCTGACTCGGAGCGCCGTTCGAACCAATTAGGTTTTGACGGTCGACGCGAGATACCCGACAAATGACGAACACGACCGACGCTGACGAGGACGCGCCGCGCGTTCCCGTCGTCTGTCCGGCCTGCGAGACGACCTCCCGCGTTCCGCTCTCCGACCTCGCAGACGCCATCGAACGACACAACGACCAGCTCCACGACGGCGACGACATCGCCGAAGTCGATCCCGACATCGCCGATCGTATCGCGGATCTCGCCGCCACCGATCTCGGTCTCCTCGAGGACGACGGCTGACTGGCCGCTCACCGACACATTACCGGCCGAGATACTCGCGAAGTTTGCCGATGAGCGAGCGGGAGGACTGTTCAGTGCGATCTCGCTTGGTGACGATTCCGTCTTCGTCGGGCGCGT from Natrinema versiforme includes these protein-coding regions:
- a CDS encoding MarR family transcriptional regulator, which encodes MIRRHAPIGSRHVTAVGRAIRACADAVGSASAIRRDESTANRSRQRREAWAGRLEDTSRTATGEAPGEDSDAGAADGGPTDDESDGGSSIANGAVDPDDGPTSRAEILEYGLTPAEYVRAVLVEHGGRIKQQRFIDRYGWSRATLSRLLSDLEGRDVVERYRIGREKIVCLPAAVPDSVC
- a CDS encoding translation initiation factor IF-2 subunit beta, with product MDYESSLDRAMEDVPDIGGDEQRLQIPDPEPQKDGAFTRVTNLDEIADVLSRDTEHLHRFIQRELGTSGKLENGRGRYNGTFSQTDLDAAIDAYVDEYVLCSECGLPDTRLVREDRTPMLRCDACGAFRPVTKRSTSSQQQQQQDAVEEGQTYTVEITGTGRKGDGVAEKGSYTIFVPGADEGDVVDIYIKNISGNLAFARLD
- a CDS encoding allophanate hydrolase subunit 1; this encodes MATERITPVDLPEPRYEYGADDHVFVELAEEMSFTANFKAMAITQQVAERDIDGVVENCPANASYMLRIDPEIIHPDDLIAELKEIESEIDLENYEWETRIIDVPVLFEDPWTHETLMEFRERHQDPDGTDLEYSAELNGFDGVESFIDAFVGAPHLVTMVGFVPGLPWCFQMVPRNQQLEVPKYVEPRTDTPSRAVGFGGAFSVIYPVQGAGGYQLYGRTPIEVLDTEQTLPDFRDSMVFPNPGDILNYRRIDREEYDAIREEVKAGTYEYNYGEVRFSPEEFFESPAEYNERLMEVVE
- a CDS encoding biotin-dependent carboxyltransferase family protein; the encoded protein is MIEIEAGGIASTVQDLGRTGHYHIGMPPSGAMDRYAHTVANYLVGNDTDAATVEMTYQGITATFRDDAVIAITGADMSPSLNGDPIDTWETVAVDAGDELELAFATEGARAYLAVAGGIDVPEVMDSRSTYTLVGIGGHEGRGLEEGDRLPIGDAPAERRELVGTRIDDEDVPDYANEDTVRIVLGLTSYRLTEEAKETLCESEWTVSSEADRVGYRLEGPDLEFEEREQPFGAGTDPSNVVDLGYPIGSIQVPQQPIVLMQDAVTGGGYATVGTVISADRGLLAQRQTHKSVSFESVDVDEAIDARRDQNARLEAIRADIEGEN
- a CDS encoding acetyl-CoA carboxylase, producing MTEKTTIKSPMPGIFYRQPDPDDPPFAEPGDTVEAGDTIGLVEVMKNFHDIEADSSGTISEFLVENEAEVEADQAIVELE
- a CDS encoding LamB/YcsF family protein; protein product: MAAIDINCDMGESFGNWTMGHDEAVMPYITSANVAGGYHAGDPHVMRETVELAAEHDVGIGVHPGLPDRTGFGRRKIDATPEEVRDYVVYQLGALTAFARRHGATVQHVKPHGAMYSMLSESPEHARAVMNGMLEVDDDLIYLATDMNIYEVARDIDGLRAVFEGYVDLDYRADRSLIVEQELADRDPELVAERFVSIATDGVVEAANGEEISIPAESICIHGDNPNAVAILEAIHDRVEEHDIELAPLSQIA
- a CDS encoding acetyl/propionyl/methylcrotonyl-CoA carboxylase subunit alpha; translation: MFERVLIANREEIAVRIIQACTDLDIDAIAVYSDADEDAKHVRMADEAYHIGGSKAKDSYLNQDALLEAARAADADAIHPGYGFLAENESFAANVEESEFAWIGPPSDVMADFGEKTKARKIMESADVPIVPGTTDPVTSADEVEAFAEEHGYPVAIKADGGGGGRGLKIVHEPSQIDSKLQEAIREGDAYFDNPNVYLEKFLESPRHIEVQIIGDEHGNVRHLGERDCSIQRRQQKLLEESPSPVLDDDTRAELWEAACRGAAAADYVNAGTVEFLYEGGEFYFIEVNARIQVEHAVTEELTGIDLVTWQLRVAAGEELSFSQDEVDPRGAAMEFRINAEDPDNDFTPLPGTLSTYEPPRGIGVRVDDGVDEGDSIAPFYDSMFAKLIVTGQDRDEVLARSKRTLDETTIEGVPTTIPFHRRLLEDDGFISNEHTTKYVERELLDE
- a CDS encoding aspartate aminotransferase family protein, with protein sequence MAGQQTDSSAGRESNAAVLSAYDDHVMPIWKSLDVPIKRASGCTLEDFEGNEYLDVFSGISVVNVGHDNDAVVDAAKDQLDEFVHGCSYVHPNEPVADLAERIADVTPGDLQKSFFCNSGTEAVEGAVKLARKYTGSKEVIALEMGFHGRTLGSLALTGNKAYKQGMAPTLNDVAHTAPPYGYRCPRCDGDQCDADCAEELERIIGSHTSGDLAAVVVEPVMGEAGIIVPPAGWLERVQEIAHDHGALLIADEVQTGYGRTGELFASSHFDVEPDILTQAKGIANGLPLGAFTASAEIADAFESGDHLSTFGGNPVACAAALATIDELQDGIVDNASEQGAWLESELQTLEDEYDVVGQTRGLGLMRGVELVDPSETGPQNVAPKPDSDLASAVSESLREESNVVMGVGGYYKNVMRFQPPLTISRDQLQYAVDELEAALETVA
- a CDS encoding Lrp/AsnC family transcriptional regulator — protein: MDERNVRILQAIAELGTGSPDEISEYTDIPKSTVHYRLTKLKESGVVTDDLFDIDLEEFGLEITVITEVIAEYEEQYHEEVGEKLAAIEGVNQVYFTMGDTDFVVIAHLSGREMVHRLISDYEAIDEVVRTSSQFVVETVKDESYPLNDFELDTLVETVADDE